One window of the Burkholderia sp. FERM BP-3421 genome contains the following:
- a CDS encoding DmpA family aminopeptidase → MRTRDLGIRIGRGTPGRFNAITDVAGVRVGHHTLDVEAGDASVHTGVTVIEPRAGRAHDDPCFAGVHVLNGNGDATGLEWIREAGLLTTPIAYTNTHSVGVVRDALIAAEREHRNGRLYWCMPVVLETFDGLLNDIWGQHVSAAHAQRALAAACSGPVEEGCVGGGAGMICHEFKGGIGTASRVLDAGEGGWTVGALVQANYGRRDALRVDGYAVGAALADVHSPFRAPEPVGEPGMGSIVVTLATDAPLLPHQCTRLAQRASVGLSRVGGGTENSSGDLFVAFATGNRGLPAANYDHVGEPTTAIRMVNNDHMSALFVAAAEAVEEAIVNVLVAATDLDARGARVEALGGARLVATLRALGWRG, encoded by the coding sequence ATGCGCACACGGGATCTGGGAATCCGCATCGGTCGCGGCACGCCGGGCCGCTTCAACGCCATCACCGACGTCGCCGGCGTGCGGGTCGGCCATCACACGCTCGACGTCGAGGCCGGCGACGCGTCGGTCCATACCGGCGTGACCGTGATCGAGCCGCGCGCGGGCCGCGCACACGACGATCCATGTTTTGCCGGCGTGCACGTGCTGAACGGCAACGGCGACGCGACCGGCCTCGAATGGATCCGCGAGGCCGGCCTGCTGACGACGCCGATCGCCTATACGAACACGCACAGCGTCGGGGTCGTGCGCGATGCGCTGATCGCGGCCGAGCGCGAACATCGCAACGGCCGCCTGTACTGGTGCATGCCCGTTGTGCTGGAGACCTTCGACGGCCTGCTCAACGACATCTGGGGGCAACACGTGAGCGCCGCGCATGCGCAGCGCGCGCTGGCCGCCGCGTGCTCGGGGCCGGTCGAGGAAGGTTGCGTCGGCGGCGGTGCGGGAATGATCTGCCATGAATTCAAGGGCGGCATCGGCACGGCGTCGCGCGTGCTCGACGCGGGCGAGGGCGGCTGGACCGTCGGCGCGCTGGTGCAGGCGAACTACGGGCGGCGCGATGCCTTGCGGGTGGACGGCTATGCGGTGGGCGCGGCGCTCGCCGATGTGCATTCTCCGTTCCGCGCGCCGGAGCCGGTCGGCGAACCCGGCATGGGTTCGATCGTGGTGACGCTCGCCACCGACGCGCCCCTGCTGCCGCACCAGTGCACGCGGCTCGCTCAGCGCGCGAGCGTCGGGCTGTCGCGGGTCGGCGGCGGGACCGAGAATTCGAGCGGTGATCTCTTCGTTGCGTTCGCAACCGGTAATCGCGGGCTGCCCGCCGCGAACTACGATCACGTCGGCGAGCCGACGACGGCGATCCGGATGGTCAACAACGACCATATGTCCGCGCTGTTCGTCGCGGCCGCGGAGGCGGTCGAGGAGGCGATCGTCAACGTGCTGGTCGCGGCGACCGACCTCGACGCACGCGGCGCGCGTGTCGAGGCGCTCGGCGGCGCGCGCCTCGTCGCGACGCTGCGCGCGCTGGGTTGGCGCGGTTAG
- a CDS encoding S10 family peptidase translates to MALIRIRTGWVAVCAALWLTACGGDDSSIGMGPSTSGVVAVDASAGTGASAQVADAPYRDPNTYTLSGSGSLSAAAAVERAAVTHHQIALNGKTLAYTATAGHLTASEPGTGKAEASFFYVAYTLDGQKPGTRPVTFFYNGGPGSPTVWLHLGSFGPKRLQTGMPNANTPAPFPLVDNQDTLLDTTDLVFVDAIGTGYSQAIAPNTNKTFWGVDKDGQAFRDFVIRYVAVNQRGDSPKYLFGESYGTPRTDVLANLLEVAGVKLAGVVLQSSILNYNSNCDMARSESCGGFVPSYGLVGAYYKLDKPNPADTVQYAAQMRTLADDQFEPAVQAYLRTGAKPAPDLIAALSSATGATTALWQRYVNLAPGTYRANLLSGTAIGRYDARVNVPVNSPLNGGDPSSTYITKPFTDTIATYLPNVLKYTATNAYGMSNSETIGTWNWRHDGLSLPDTVPDLAAALTLNPALKVLSLNGYHDFATPFHQTERDLGRLGAQPNLTIRTYQGGHMVYLDDTSRPEEKTDLVSFYNRTPAAY, encoded by the coding sequence ATGGCATTGATACGGATCCGGACAGGATGGGTGGCCGTATGCGCGGCGCTGTGGCTGACCGCATGCGGGGGAGACGATTCGAGTATCGGCATGGGGCCGAGCACGTCCGGCGTGGTGGCCGTGGATGCCTCGGCCGGCACCGGCGCGAGCGCACAGGTGGCGGACGCACCTTATCGCGACCCCAACACCTACACCCTGAGCGGCAGCGGGTCGCTGTCGGCGGCCGCGGCGGTGGAGAGGGCGGCGGTCACGCATCACCAGATCGCGCTGAACGGCAAGACGCTCGCCTATACGGCGACGGCGGGCCACCTGACCGCGAGCGAACCGGGCACCGGCAAGGCGGAGGCCTCGTTCTTCTACGTCGCCTACACCCTCGACGGCCAGAAGCCGGGCACGCGCCCGGTCACGTTCTTCTACAACGGCGGTCCGGGCTCGCCGACGGTCTGGCTGCATCTCGGTTCGTTCGGCCCGAAGCGGCTGCAAACCGGCATGCCGAACGCGAACACGCCCGCGCCGTTCCCGCTCGTCGACAACCAGGACACGCTGCTCGACACCACCGACCTGGTGTTCGTCGATGCGATCGGCACCGGCTATTCGCAGGCGATCGCACCGAACACGAACAAGACGTTCTGGGGCGTCGACAAGGACGGGCAAGCCTTCCGCGATTTCGTGATCCGTTATGTCGCAGTGAATCAACGCGGCGATTCGCCGAAATACCTGTTCGGCGAATCGTACGGCACGCCGCGCACGGATGTGCTCGCGAACCTGCTCGAAGTCGCGGGCGTGAAGCTCGCGGGCGTCGTGCTGCAGTCATCGATCCTCAACTACAACAGCAATTGCGACATGGCGCGCAGCGAGAGCTGCGGCGGCTTCGTGCCGAGCTACGGGCTGGTCGGCGCCTACTACAAGCTCGACAAGCCGAATCCGGCCGACACCGTGCAGTACGCGGCCCAGATGCGCACGCTGGCCGACGACCAGTTCGAGCCCGCCGTGCAGGCTTATCTGCGCACGGGCGCGAAGCCCGCGCCGGACCTGATCGCCGCGCTGTCGAGCGCAACCGGCGCGACCACCGCGCTGTGGCAGCGCTACGTGAACCTCGCGCCGGGCACGTATCGCGCGAACCTGTTGTCGGGCACGGCGATCGGCCGCTACGACGCGCGCGTGAACGTGCCCGTCAACAGCCCGTTGAACGGCGGCGATCCGTCGAGCACGTACATCACGAAGCCGTTCACCGACACGATCGCGACCTACCTGCCGAACGTGCTCAAGTACACGGCGACGAACGCGTACGGCATGAGCAACAGCGAGACGATCGGCACCTGGAACTGGCGGCATGACGGCCTGAGCCTCCCCGACACGGTGCCGGACCTGGCCGCCGCGCTGACGCTGAATCCCGCGCTGAAGGTTCTGTCGCTGAACGGCTATCACGATTTCGCGACGCCGTTCCACCAGACCGAACGCGATCTGGGGCGGCTCGGCGCGCAGCCGAACCTGACGATCCGCACCTACCAGGGCGGCCACATGGTGTATCTCGACGATACGTCGCGCCCCGAGGAAAAGACCGATCTCGTGTCCTTCTACAACCGCACGCCGGCCGCGTACTGA
- a CDS encoding APC family permease, giving the protein MAMMSESSSAVQAAPAGSEAPGALVGSLSVRDAVMITVSGVTPASSIFVIAPFAIQQAGSGAVLSFVLGGLLAFAFALCYAELSAAHRSAGGEYVMAKRVFGRLPGYLTFIAVLSVSVFIPAVLASGAAPYLNNALGTQFGNQSVALVIVLLSYALGILNIKTNAWITGLFLVIEIVVLALIATLGFSSPHRGFDALAHPVVAQGALLVPATAAAIMPAVGTAIFCYNGFGSAVFLAEDLQGGNRNVAKAVIYSLAVILLVELVPLTAIVLGAPSFTELAKSADPIGYVVRELGNPALSRVVSGGIFLSVFNAIIAIVIMVGRLLYSSGRHALWARPANHAFTRIHPRFASPWLATLTLAIPSMFLIFVSSLDDLTAFTVDLLLLIYLAVGLAALASRLVRRDVEHPYRMPGWPLPPLVAIGGAGYTLYTTIAAAAKPTDLYIIAGLLVFALVMYAGWARHSKTFREL; this is encoded by the coding sequence ATGGCGATGATGTCGGAGTCTTCCAGCGCGGTCCAGGCCGCGCCCGCCGGGTCGGAGGCGCCCGGCGCGCTGGTCGGGTCGCTCAGCGTGCGCGACGCGGTGATGATCACCGTGTCGGGCGTGACGCCCGCCAGCTCGATCTTCGTGATCGCGCCGTTCGCGATCCAGCAGGCGGGCAGCGGCGCGGTGCTGTCGTTCGTGCTCGGCGGCCTGCTCGCGTTCGCGTTCGCGCTTTGTTACGCTGAACTGAGCGCCGCGCACCGCAGCGCGGGCGGCGAGTACGTGATGGCCAAGCGCGTGTTCGGGCGGCTGCCCGGCTACCTGACTTTCATCGCGGTCCTGTCGGTCAGCGTGTTCATTCCCGCCGTGCTCGCGTCCGGGGCCGCGCCGTACCTGAACAACGCGCTTGGCACGCAGTTCGGCAACCAGTCCGTCGCGCTCGTGATCGTGCTGCTCAGCTATGCGCTCGGCATCCTCAACATCAAGACTAATGCATGGATCACCGGGCTGTTCCTCGTGATCGAGATCGTCGTGCTCGCGCTGATCGCGACGCTGGGCTTCTCGTCGCCGCATCGCGGCTTCGACGCGCTCGCGCATCCCGTGGTCGCGCAGGGCGCCTTGCTCGTGCCGGCGACCGCCGCCGCGATCATGCCGGCCGTCGGCACGGCGATCTTCTGCTACAACGGCTTCGGCTCGGCGGTGTTCCTCGCGGAGGATCTCCAGGGCGGCAACCGCAATGTCGCGAAGGCCGTGATCTATTCGCTCGCGGTGATCCTGCTCGTCGAACTGGTGCCGCTGACCGCGATCGTGCTCGGCGCGCCGTCGTTCACCGAACTGGCGAAAAGCGCGGATCCGATCGGCTACGTGGTGCGCGAGCTGGGCAATCCGGCGTTGTCGCGCGTCGTGAGCGGCGGTATCTTCCTGTCGGTGTTCAACGCGATCATCGCGATCGTCATCATGGTCGGCCGGCTGCTCTACAGCAGCGGCCGCCATGCGCTGTGGGCCCGGCCGGCCAACCATGCGTTCACGCGGATCCATCCGCGCTTCGCGTCGCCGTGGCTCGCGACGCTGACGCTCGCGATCCCATCGATGTTCCTGATCTTCGTGTCGAGCCTCGACGACCTGACCGCGTTCACCGTCGACCTCTTGCTGCTGATCTATCTCGCGGTCGGCCTCGCCGCGCTCGCGAGCCGCCTGGTGCGGCGCGACGTCGAGCATCCGTACCGGATGCCGGGCTGGCCGCTGCCGCCGCTCGTCGCGATCGGCGGCGCGGGCTATACGCTGTACACCACCATTGCCGCCGCGGCGAAGCCGACCGACCTGTACATCATCGCGGGCCTGCTGGTCTTCGCACTCGTGATGTATGCGGGCTGGGCGCGCCATAGCAAGACGTTTCGCGAACTTTGA
- a CDS encoding phosphocholine-specific phospholipase C: MPRLDRRTFLTRAAQASGAAALAAALPDSIRRALAIEPARVTGTLQDVQHIVVLMQENRSFDHYFGSFPGVRGFNDPRAVKRSDGKAIWYQNYKGWDYVPWHLDTSKTWAQWMTSEYHDWEPFHSVWNEGRNDRWMAVQWPEAMGHFKRTDLPYYYPLAQAFTICDAYHQSMMGPTNPNRLYLMTGTASPKADGSQVATSNVMGDRKASVSWTTFPERLQQAGIKWRIYQEGGVGSYHDAWNFVSNRYWIDNTNNFDCNALAWFSQFKAADKNSPLYQRGMTARGIAALRDDVLADQLPQVSWIVPSFSSSEHPWWGPSFGEDFVSRILDALTSNPDVWAKTVFLLCYDEGDGFYDHVTAPVPPWKPGKGLSTVSVAGEIEQQSGLPIGLGTRVPLLAISPWSKGGWTCSEVFDHTSVIRFIEQRFIDAQPLVYESNITPWRRAVCGDLTSAFDFAGTADRDVPAALLNLTATKAQLENAYWVQYYLSKPRYPSDYPAQDAPLPFQEPGQRKLRPVPYELFAEAALDTRAGTFNLTLSNNGRAIPGNTRGVSAAVFQVDNALGVDGPRFYTVQSGRVLSDAWASARDAQGRYDFAVYGPNGFHRGFRGTLQGGGATLTVSADYLADGNLVVRVRNAGATARTVTLADNGYGAAPRSGVVAAGASVELTCDLSGSGGWYDFSVTTDAEAGYLRALAGHVETGLASVTDPQFIRTR, encoded by the coding sequence ATGCCCCGTCTCGACCGACGTACCTTCCTGACCCGCGCGGCCCAGGCGAGCGGCGCCGCCGCGCTCGCGGCCGCGCTGCCGGACAGCATCCGTCGCGCGCTCGCGATCGAACCCGCGCGCGTCACCGGTACGCTGCAGGACGTGCAGCACATCGTCGTGCTGATGCAGGAAAACCGCTCGTTCGACCATTACTTCGGCAGCTTCCCCGGCGTGCGCGGCTTCAACGACCCGCGCGCCGTGAAGCGTTCCGACGGCAAAGCGATCTGGTATCAGAACTACAAGGGCTGGGACTACGTGCCCTGGCACCTCGATACGTCGAAGACCTGGGCGCAGTGGATGACCTCCGAGTACCACGACTGGGAGCCGTTCCATTCGGTGTGGAACGAAGGCCGCAACGATCGGTGGATGGCGGTGCAATGGCCGGAGGCGATGGGTCATTTCAAACGCACGGACCTGCCGTACTACTACCCGCTCGCACAAGCCTTCACGATCTGCGACGCCTATCACCAGTCGATGATGGGGCCGACCAACCCGAACCGGCTTTACCTGATGACCGGCACCGCCTCGCCGAAGGCCGACGGCAGTCAGGTCGCGACCAGCAACGTCATGGGCGACCGCAAGGCATCGGTGTCCTGGACCACGTTCCCCGAGCGCCTGCAGCAGGCAGGCATCAAATGGCGGATCTACCAGGAGGGCGGCGTCGGCTCCTACCACGACGCCTGGAACTTCGTGTCGAACCGCTATTGGATCGACAACACCAACAATTTCGATTGCAACGCGCTCGCGTGGTTCTCGCAATTCAAGGCGGCCGACAAGAACTCGCCGCTGTACCAGCGCGGCATGACGGCGCGCGGCATCGCCGCGCTGCGCGACGACGTGCTCGCCGACCAGTTGCCGCAAGTCTCGTGGATCGTGCCGTCATTCTCGTCGTCGGAGCATCCGTGGTGGGGGCCGTCGTTCGGCGAGGATTTCGTGTCGCGCATCCTCGATGCGCTGACGTCCAATCCCGACGTCTGGGCCAAGACCGTCTTCCTGCTGTGCTACGACGAAGGCGACGGTTTCTACGATCACGTGACCGCGCCCGTGCCGCCGTGGAAGCCGGGCAAGGGCCTGTCGACCGTCAGCGTGGCGGGCGAGATCGAGCAGCAGTCCGGGCTGCCGATCGGGCTCGGTACGCGCGTGCCGCTGCTCGCGATCTCGCCCTGGTCGAAGGGCGGCTGGACCTGCTCCGAGGTGTTTGACCATACCTCGGTGATCCGCTTCATCGAGCAGCGCTTCATCGATGCGCAGCCGCTCGTCTACGAATCCAACATCACGCCGTGGCGGCGCGCGGTGTGCGGCGACCTGACCTCCGCATTCGATTTCGCCGGCACCGCCGACCGCGACGTGCCCGCGGCGCTGCTGAATCTCACCGCGACCAAGGCGCAACTCGAAAACGCCTACTGGGTGCAGTACTACCTGTCGAAGCCCCGCTATCCGTCCGACTATCCGGCACAGGATGCGCCGCTGCCGTTCCAGGAGCCCGGCCAGCGCAAGCTGCGGCCGGTGCCCTACGAACTGTTCGCGGAAGCGGCGCTCGATACGCGCGCGGGCACCTTCAATCTCACCCTGTCGAACAACGGCCGCGCGATCCCCGGCAACACACGCGGGGTTTCGGCGGCGGTGTTCCAGGTCGACAACGCGCTCGGCGTCGACGGCCCGCGCTTCTACACCGTCCAGAGCGGCCGCGTGCTCAGCGACGCCTGGGCGTCCGCGCGCGACGCCCAGGGGCGCTACGACTTCGCGGTGTACGGGCCGAACGGCTTCCATCGCGGCTTTCGCGGCACGCTCCAAGGCGGTGGCGCAACCCTGACGGTCAGCGCGGACTACCTGGCCGACGGCAACCTCGTGGTGCGCGTGCGCAATGCGGGCGCGACGGCCCGCACCGTGACGCTCGCCGATAACGGCTACGGCGCGGCCCCCCGTTCGGGCGTCGTCGCGGCCGGCGCGAGCGTCGAATTGACCTGCGACCTGTCCGGCAGCGGCGGCTGGTACGACTTCAGCGTGACGACCGACGCCGAGGCGGGCTATCTGCGCGCGCTCGCGGGCCATGTCGAAACCGGGCTCGCCAGCGTCACCGATCCCCAGTTCATCCGGACCCGCTGA
- a CDS encoding EF-hand domain-containing protein codes for MKMASMLAGSAALAACVIAWQPAHAQQDDDAASRAQQAQLGDPYVPPAARQPAVGTETRGDALHAQVARKLQAQFNDAAQRNGTLTQAQARAAGLGYVANHFRQIDASGSGRVSFNDVTRYMDAQRATQNR; via the coding sequence ATGAAGATGGCATCGATGCTTGCAGGGAGCGCCGCGCTCGCGGCATGCGTGATCGCGTGGCAGCCCGCGCATGCGCAGCAGGACGACGACGCGGCGAGCCGCGCGCAACAGGCGCAGCTCGGCGACCCGTACGTGCCGCCCGCCGCGCGCCAGCCGGCCGTCGGCACCGAGACGCGCGGCGACGCGCTGCACGCCCAGGTCGCGCGCAAGCTGCAGGCGCAATTCAACGACGCCGCGCAGCGCAACGGCACGCTGACCCAGGCGCAGGCGCGCGCGGCCGGGCTCGGCTATGTCGCGAATCATTTCCGCCAGATCGACGCGAGCGGTTCGGGTCGCGTGTCGTTCAACGACGTCACGCGCTACATGGACGCCCAGCGCGCGACACAGAATCGCTGA
- the plcR gene encoding phospholipase C accessory protein PlcR: MNKPQLIWSAAAVVLACTVISGVLFSTDAPPHGAATAADALPPAARLPDRKPHVRHPAHPTRRLPRAEAYANQRDTLDAAARQTRARHLIDALQRNAEAGRIDPHGASGMADLLLDDAEPDPAQRAVRRDALRAHLRDLAMPARSASPARERQDQIYAVESRKIIDEVTASIPDRDQQRPVLEQRLGELRTRIYGRDAADTPR; the protein is encoded by the coding sequence ATGAACAAGCCTCAATTGATATGGAGCGCGGCCGCCGTGGTGCTGGCCTGCACCGTGATCTCGGGTGTGCTGTTCAGCACCGACGCGCCGCCGCACGGCGCCGCGACGGCCGCCGACGCGCTGCCGCCCGCCGCCCGCCTTCCCGACAGGAAACCCCATGTCCGACACCCCGCCCACCCCACCCGCAGACTTCCGCGCGCGGAGGCCTACGCGAACCAGCGCGATACGCTCGACGCCGCCGCCCGGCAGACCCGTGCGCGGCATCTGATCGACGCACTGCAACGCAACGCGGAGGCGGGCCGGATCGATCCGCATGGGGCGTCCGGGATGGCCGATCTGCTGCTGGACGATGCCGAGCCGGACCCGGCGCAGCGCGCGGTGCGCCGGGACGCGCTGCGCGCGCACCTGCGCGACCTCGCGATGCCGGCGCGCTCGGCCTCGCCGGCCCGCGAGCGGCAGGACCAGATCTACGCGGTGGAGAGCCGCAAGATCATCGACGAGGTCACCGCATCGATCCCCGACCGCGACCAGCAGCGGCCGGTGCTCGAACAACGGCTCGGCGAACTGCGCACGCGCATCTACGGCCGCGACGCGGCGGATACGCCACGCTGA